The DNA window TTTCCGCATCGCGGTGATCCGCCACGACGGCCGCATCGTCGCCTTCGCCAACCTGCTCGAGACCGAGCGCGGCGAGACCGCGAGCATCGACCTGATGCGCTCGCTGCCCGAGGCGCCGAAGCTGACCATGGAGTTTCTGATGATCGGCCTGATCCTGCGCTGCAAGGCCAAGGGAATGCGCTACTTCAGCCTCGGGATGGTGCCGTTGGCCGGATTGCAGCCTCGCCGCGGCGCACCGATGACCCAGCGCCTCGGCGCGATGATCTTCCGGCGCGGCGAGCAGTTCTACAATTTCCAGGGCCTCAAGCGGTTCAAGGACAAGTTCGACCCGCGCTGGGAACCTCGCTACATGGCGGTGCCGGCGGGTCTGGACCCGTTGGTGGCGCTGACCGATACCGCCGCGTTGATCGCAGGCGGCTTCACTGGACTGGTGAAGCGTTGAGATGAGTAGAGCACCACGAGGTGGCCGGCGCGCAGCGCTGGTGCGGGCGCTATGGGGGCTGGCCTTACTGGTGCTGGCGATGGGAGCGGCGGGCTATTGGTGGCTAGAGCGTCCGCCGCCCCAGGCCAGTGTCGAGGTCCGCACGCTGGAAGACGGCGCGCGGCTGGTAGTGGCGAACCCCCCGGGGGCGGTCACCGCGAGGGTCGTCGTCGCCGCCACCGCGCGCGAGCGGCTCGATCCGGCGCGGCTCGAAAGCCTGGCCGAGCGCACCGATGCCAGGTTGGTCGAGTTCGAGCTGGTATCCGACGGCAGCTGCGCCGACCAGCGCCGGCGCTTCGCTCAGGCCAGCGAAGCGCTGGGCGGCGAGCCGACGGTGGTCGCCGGGATCGGCCCCGCGGCGACCTTCGCCTACCGCTGGCTCGCAGAGCAGCGCAGCGACTCCTCCCAGGCGCTCTCCGCCGGACTCGACGTCGAGCACGGCGACTGCGCGGAACCGCTGCCGGCGCAAGCGCCCCACGGGGTGTGGAACATCGTCTGGAACAACGGTGTCGAGGATGCCACGGGGCTGTTCGTGCGCGGTCTCGAGCATACCCAGGTACGCACCACCATCGGCGACTATGCCGCCGATCTCCCGACCCTGGCCGCCGAGCAGCTGCAGGCGATGCTGATCGGTGCGCGCGCGGATCTACCGGTGATCGAGCTGCCTTCCGCCCAGGTCGAGGGCGGCAGCGGCGCGCATGGCGACACGGTGACGCTTTACTATTCGGGAGACGGTGGCTGGCGCGACCTCGACAAGGTCACTGGCGAGTACCTCGCCGCCCACGGCTACCCGGTAGTGGGCGTCGATACGTTGAAGCTGTTCTGGCAGCACAGGAGCCCCGAGCAGAGCGCGGCGGATCTCGCCCAGCTGATGCAGCGCTATCGCGAGAAATGGGGCGCGCGACACTTCGTGCTCGCCGGCTACTCGTTCGGCGCCGACATCATGCCGGCCCTCTACAACCGACTCTCCGCCGAGGACCAGGCGGCGGTCTCGTCGATCATCCTGATCGCTTTCTCCGACACCGCCGACTTCGAGATCGCGGTCGAGGGCTGGCTCGGTGCCAAAGGCAGCGAAACCAGAACCGGCCCGGAGCTTGCCAGGATTGCGCCGGACAAGATCGCCTGCATCTTCGGTGAGGAGGAGGCGGGCGATAGCGGCTGCAACCAGCCCGGCGCGGTGGGCGAGAAGATCGGCCTGCCGGGAGGGCATCACTTCGACCAGGACTACGACCGCCTCGCCCAGGTGATGA is part of the Halotalea alkalilenta genome and encodes:
- a CDS encoding virulence factor family protein, encoding MSRAPRGGRRAALVRALWGLALLVLAMGAAGYWWLERPPPQASVEVRTLEDGARLVVANPPGAVTARVVVAATARERLDPARLESLAERTDARLVEFELVSDGSCADQRRRFAQASEALGGEPTVVAGIGPAATFAYRWLAEQRSDSSQALSAGLDVEHGDCAEPLPAQAPHGVWNIVWNNGVEDATGLFVRGLEHTQVRTTIGDYAADLPTLAAEQLQAMLIGARADLPVIELPSAQVEGGSGAHGDTVTLYYSGDGGWRDLDKVTGEYLAAHGYPVVGVDTLKLFWQHRSPEQSAADLAQLMQRYREKWGARHFVLAGYSFGADIMPALYNRLSAEDQAAVSSIILIAFSDTADFEIAVEGWLGAKGSETRTGPELARIAPDKIACIFGEEEAGDSGCNQPGAVGEKIGLPGGHHFDQDYDRLAQVMIAAIDKRRAQ